In Rutidosis leptorrhynchoides isolate AG116_Rl617_1_P2 chromosome 2, CSIRO_AGI_Rlap_v1, whole genome shotgun sequence, one genomic interval encodes:
- the LOC139890095 gene encoding F-box/FBD/LRR-repeat protein At1g13570-like, with translation MHVPPLKLSTHIFSCVELESLTLHNCSVYSPPTFCGLPNLLRLDLGKVVFENTSLGEIITRSPSLEILSVSQGEIKLVDIAKLINLKELFLPLHLLDHRAITSSLIVDLGTCLPNLQLLSLDFLDYQFLGDLVGTVRVPSSFPCLESLTLYQIDFSCKTNLMFAFELIGCSPKLQTLWISAKHNDAVPPPAIFLSEINSIQFGLPQLRNVALLSFQGSENEILLIKKLLADSPSLKIIDIYPVSSEVFNGDSGRLMVATKLLKFHRASTNAEVDIYWS, from the exons ATGCATGTACCACCTCTTAAGTTATCTACCCATATTTTCTCTTGTGTGGAGTTGGAAAGTTTGACACTTCATAACTGTTCTGTGTATTCCCCACCCACTTTTTGTGGTTTACCAAATCTTTTGCGTTTGGACCTGGGTAAGGTAGTATTTGAAAACACAAGTCTTGGAGAAATTATCACTCGAAGTCCTTCACTTGAGATTCTGAGTGTCAGCCAaggagaaattaaactagttgatATTGCTAAACTAATAAATCTTAAAGAATTGTTCCTGCCATTGCATTTGCTTGACCATAGAGCAATCACAAGTTCTTTAATTGTTGACCTTGGGACTTGTCTTCCAAATCTTCAACTGCTCTCTTTGGATTTCCTAGACTACCAG TTCTTAGGAGATTTAGTTGGTACAGTGCGGGTCCCTTCCTCCTTTCCCTGCCTTGAGAGTCTTACATTATACCAAATTGATTTTAGCTGTAAGACTAACCTGATGTTTGCTTTTGAGTTGATTGGGTGTTCTCCCAAACTGCAGACCCTTTGGATCTCA GCTAAACACAATGATGCTGTCCCACCACCTGCAATTTTTTTGTCAGAGATAAACTCCATCCAATTTGGGCTGCCACAACTACGAAATGTGGCGTTGCTATCTTTTCAAGGTTCAGAGAATGAAATATTGCTGATAAAGAAATTACTTGCAGATTCACCCTCGTTAAAAATTATTGATATTTATCCCGTGTCATCTGAAGTGTTTAATGGTGACAGTGGAAGGTTGATGGTTGCTACAAAGTTGTTAAAATTCCATCGAGCCTCAACCAATGCCGAAGTAGACATCTACTGGTCTTAG